One part of the [Pantoea] beijingensis genome encodes these proteins:
- the fliZ gene encoding flagella biosynthesis regulatory protein FliZ, whose translation MAPKTRPLSRYLKDYKHSQSHCSHCGKVLDRMALVFRGQIINKEAIARMDQPVDDRVWLKLQNELMALCRFCSDIYCNTHPTYFDIMAFKQYLFEQTEMSHSTVREYVVRLRRLDDMLAARNYPIEKKDDTSWHKCLENALPDAGQNNYRIALRKYDQFLHWLHA comes from the coding sequence ATGGCGCCAAAAACAAGGCCATTGAGCCGATATTTGAAGGACTACAAACACAGCCAGAGCCACTGTTCACATTGTGGCAAGGTACTGGATCGTATGGCGCTGGTGTTTCGTGGTCAAATTATCAATAAAGAGGCGATTGCCCGAATGGATCAGCCGGTCGACGATCGGGTCTGGCTGAAGTTGCAAAATGAGCTGATGGCGCTGTGCCGCTTTTGTAGTGATATCTATTGCAACACCCATCCGACTTATTTCGATATTATGGCATTTAAACAGTACCTGTTTGAGCAAACAGAAATGAGCCACAGCACGGTACGTGAGTATGTGGTGCGCTTAAGGCGCCTCGACGATATGCTTGCTGCGCGTAACTATCCGATTGAAAAGAAAGACGATACGAGCTGGCATAAATGTCTGGAAAATGCGCTCCCTGATGCCGGTCAGAATAATTATCGCATCGCACTACGTAAGTACGATCAATTTCTTCACTGGCTGCATGCATAA
- a CDS encoding D-cysteine desulfhydrase, protein MSLHHLIDFPRLEFIGAPTPLEHLPRLSDHLGRDIFIKRDDVTPIAMGGNKLRKLEFLAADALRQGADMLVTAGAIQSNHVRQTAAVAAKLGLKCVALLENPINTHAENYLTNGNRLLLSLLDTEIIMVDALYDPQHQLNDAATRLEVQGFRPYVIPVGGSSALGALGYVECAQEIAHQSEGVIDIAAVVVASGSAGTHAGLAVGLEQLLPETELVGVTVSRKVADQLPKVQVLQQAVAKSLSLNASAAITLWDDYFAPGYGEPNEEGAAAIKLLARLEGILLDPVYTGKAMAALIDGIEQRRFRREGPIVFVHTGGAPALFAYHPSV, encoded by the coding sequence TTGTCCCTACATCACTTAATTGACTTTCCCCGGCTAGAATTTATTGGCGCGCCAACACCCCTGGAGCACCTTCCTCGTCTCTCTGACCATCTTGGTCGCGATATTTTTATTAAACGTGACGACGTCACGCCAATAGCGATGGGCGGGAACAAACTGCGAAAGCTTGAGTTTCTTGCCGCTGATGCATTGCGACAGGGCGCCGATATGCTGGTAACGGCGGGCGCAATCCAGTCAAATCATGTACGTCAAACCGCAGCCGTCGCGGCAAAACTGGGATTGAAGTGTGTGGCTTTGCTGGAAAATCCAATCAATACCCATGCTGAAAACTATCTGACAAACGGTAATCGCTTGTTACTGTCGCTACTGGATACCGAGATTATTATGGTCGATGCGCTTTACGATCCGCAGCATCAGCTAAATGACGCGGCAACCCGGCTTGAAGTACAGGGTTTTCGTCCGTATGTCATACCCGTCGGTGGTTCAAGTGCATTAGGTGCGCTGGGATATGTTGAGTGTGCGCAGGAAATTGCGCACCAGAGCGAAGGGGTCATAGATATCGCCGCCGTCGTGGTGGCATCTGGCAGTGCAGGAACGCACGCCGGCCTGGCGGTGGGACTGGAACAGCTACTGCCTGAAACTGAACTCGTTGGCGTGACGGTTTCAAGAAAGGTTGCGGACCAGTTACCCAAAGTTCAGGTATTACAACAGGCCGTTGCCAAGTCACTGTCGCTGAATGCCTCCGCGGCGATCACGCTCTGGGATGATTATTTTGCACCAGGATACGGCGAACCCAATGAAGAAGGCGCTGCAGCGATAAAACTGCTGGCTCGTCTGGAAGGAATCCTTCTTGACCCCGTTTATACCGGAAAAGCCATGGCAGCGTTGATCGATGGGATTGAACAACGGCGTTTTCGCCGTGAAGGGCCGATCGTCTTTGTGCATACTGGCGGTGCGCCTGCGTTATTTGCTTATCATCCTTCGGTATAA
- the tcyJ gene encoding cystine ABC transporter substrate-binding protein, translating into MNFSLVRRRLAMGVMAVALVAGSSTASFAAENLLNTVKERGDLLVGLEGTYPPFSFQDENGKLAGFEVDFATALAQHLGVKANLKPTKWDGMLASLDSKRIDVVINQVTISDERKKKYDFSTPYTVSGIQALTKAADAGTITKPQDLSGKKVGVGLGSNYEQWLRDNVKGVDIRTYDDDPTKYQDLRVGRINAILVDRLAALDLVKKTGNTLAAAGPAFSRQEAGVALRKGNDDLLKAIDGAIADMQKDGTLAKLSEKWFGADVTQ; encoded by the coding sequence ATGAATTTTTCTCTGGTACGTCGCCGACTGGCAATGGGTGTTATGGCGGTTGCGCTGGTAGCTGGCAGCAGTACAGCCAGTTTTGCGGCTGAAAACTTGTTGAATACGGTAAAGGAACGCGGCGATTTGCTGGTCGGCCTGGAAGGGACCTATCCTCCATTTAGCTTCCAGGATGAAAATGGCAAGCTGGCGGGTTTTGAAGTTGATTTTGCAACAGCGCTGGCGCAGCACCTTGGTGTGAAGGCAAATCTTAAGCCAACTAAATGGGACGGCATGCTGGCATCGCTGGATTCTAAGCGTATTGATGTGGTGATTAACCAGGTAACCATTTCTGATGAGCGCAAAAAGAAATATGATTTCTCAACCCCTTACACTGTATCGGGTATTCAGGCGCTGACTAAAGCTGCGGATGCAGGCACCATTACTAAACCGCAGGATTTAAGCGGCAAAAAAGTGGGAGTAGGACTGGGATCGAACTACGAACAATGGCTGCGTGATAACGTTAAGGGTGTTGATATCCGTACTTATGATGATGACCCCACTAAATATCAGGATCTGCGCGTTGGACGTATCAACGCAATCCTCGTCGACCGTCTGGCTGCATTGGATTTAGTGAAGAAGACAGGAAATACGTTGGCTGCGGCAGGTCCGGCATTTTCACGGCAGGAAGCGGGGGTGGCATTGCGTAAAGGCAATGATGATCTGTTGAAGGCGATTGATGGCGCGATCGCGGATATGCAAAAAGATGGCACGCTCGCTAAACTTTCTGAAAAATGGTTTGGCGCGGACGTTACTCAATAA
- the tcyL gene encoding cystine ABC transporter permease, protein MQESIQLVLDSAPFLLKGAVFTLQLSIGGMFFGLVLGFILALMRLSPFWPIAWLSRFYVSVFRGTPLIAQLFMIYYGLPQFGIELDPIPSAMIGLSLNTAAYASESLRGAISSIERGQWEAAASIGMTPWQTMRRVILPQAARTALPPLGNSFISLVKDTSLAATIQVPELFRQAQLVTSRTLEVFTMYLAASLIYWVMATLLSALQNKLENHVNRQDRESK, encoded by the coding sequence ATGCAAGAAAGTATCCAATTGGTGCTGGACTCAGCACCCTTTTTACTTAAAGGCGCGGTCTTTACGCTACAGCTGAGCATCGGCGGGATGTTCTTTGGCCTGGTACTTGGTTTCATTCTGGCGCTGATGCGGCTTTCCCCCTTCTGGCCTATCGCCTGGCTGTCACGCTTTTATGTGTCTGTTTTTCGTGGTACGCCACTGATTGCCCAGCTGTTTATGATCTACTACGGTTTGCCGCAGTTTGGTATTGAACTGGATCCAATACCCTCGGCGATGATCGGCTTATCGCTTAATACCGCGGCTTACGCATCGGAATCATTGCGCGGTGCGATCTCATCCATTGAGCGCGGGCAGTGGGAAGCGGCGGCCAGTATTGGTATGACGCCCTGGCAAACAATGCGCCGGGTGATCCTGCCGCAGGCGGCGCGGACAGCTTTACCTCCTCTAGGTAACAGTTTTATTAGCCTGGTCAAGGACACATCGCTGGCCGCCACCATCCAGGTCCCGGAACTTTTCCGCCAGGCGCAACTGGTCACTTCGCGTACGCTGGAAGTCTTCACCATGTATCTTGCGGCTTCGCTGATTTACTGGGTTATGGCGACGTTGTTATCTGCGCTGCAAAATAAGCTGGAAAATCATGTTAATCGTCAGGATCGGGAGTCGAAATGA
- the tcyN gene encoding L-cystine ABC transporter ATP-binding protein TcyN, producing MSAIEVSKLVKQFNGQTVLHGIDLDVASGEVVAIIGPSGSGKTTLLRSINLLEIPNSGTIKVGNIQIDAAIAMSKQKERVRSLRQQVGFVFQNFNLFPHRSVLENIIEGPVIVKGEPKSEAIARARQLLEKVGLQGKEESFPRRLSGGQQQRVAIARALAMRPEVILFDEPTSALDPELVGEVLSTIRALAEEKRTMVIVTHEMSFARDVADRAIFMDQGRIVEQGPAKQLFSNPQQARTRQFLEKFLNA from the coding sequence ATGAGCGCCATCGAAGTCAGCAAACTGGTTAAGCAGTTTAATGGTCAGACGGTGTTACACGGCATCGATCTGGACGTCGCATCAGGCGAAGTGGTCGCAATTATTGGTCCAAGCGGCTCGGGTAAAACGACATTGCTCCGCAGTATCAATCTGCTGGAGATACCGAACAGCGGTACCATTAAAGTCGGTAATATTCAGATTGACGCAGCGATTGCGATGAGCAAACAAAAGGAACGCGTGCGCAGCTTGCGCCAGCAGGTCGGGTTTGTCTTCCAAAATTTCAATCTGTTTCCGCATCGCTCGGTGTTGGAGAATATTATTGAAGGCCCGGTCATCGTCAAAGGTGAGCCTAAGAGCGAAGCGATTGCGCGTGCCCGTCAACTGCTGGAAAAGGTGGGGCTACAGGGTAAAGAAGAGAGTTTCCCTCGCCGTCTTTCTGGAGGACAGCAGCAGCGTGTAGCCATCGCGCGTGCACTGGCAATGCGCCCAGAAGTAATTCTGTTTGATGAACCGACATCTGCGCTTGACCCTGAATTGGTGGGTGAAGTTCTCAGTACCATCCGGGCGCTGGCGGAAGAGAAGCGTACCATGGTGATCGTCACCCATGAAATGAGTTTTGCGCGCGATGTCGCTGACAGAGCGATTTTTATGGATCAAGGGAGAATTGTTGAACAAGGTCCGGCAAAACAACTCTTTTCTAATCCGCAACAGGCGCGTACCCGTCAGTTTCTTGAAAAATTCCTCAATGCTTAA
- a CDS encoding acyltransferase family protein, which yields MTPIEKKEVLWINTLKGGCILLVVLHHTIITTFAPSLQYITAGNAIAHMWVAFNTYLSPLRMPAFFFVSGLLSASAISEKSWKEVFTKKFSNLIYLYILWGVIQWASIYNISANLIGERLSSAQNAAYAESLWEFIQLLALSMTSLWYLYALAGYFIAAKLFNRYKKGLFLAAIIASYMAQLGWVPGWGPTGVVQNFIYFLLGAFFSTYLVELSRMTRRNLLLLAGIALLGVAHHAIGLYKNIFYCMLAIVLGIVVCRELNRRFNMGWLNWIGRNTLQIYVLHRIFIEALGLGMLSLAASYSLFTNATFSLSWAITLPVVAVAACTILPLLVWSVLNRGPGRLLFLYPRLMRKTRALPEAS from the coding sequence ATGACACCGATCGAGAAAAAAGAAGTCCTTTGGATTAATACCCTGAAAGGTGGTTGCATATTGTTGGTTGTATTACATCATACTATTATCACTACCTTTGCACCCTCTCTGCAATATATAACGGCGGGTAACGCCATAGCACACATGTGGGTAGCTTTTAATACCTATCTGTCTCCACTCAGAATGCCCGCTTTCTTCTTTGTCTCTGGCTTGCTGTCTGCAAGTGCTATTAGTGAAAAGTCATGGAAAGAGGTTTTCACGAAAAAGTTTAGCAATCTTATTTATCTCTATATCCTTTGGGGCGTTATCCAATGGGCAAGTATATATAATATTTCTGCTAATCTCATTGGTGAAAGGCTCTCTTCAGCTCAAAATGCCGCTTATGCGGAGTCGTTATGGGAGTTTATCCAATTGCTGGCACTTTCCATGACCAGCCTGTGGTATCTTTATGCATTAGCTGGATATTTTATTGCGGCTAAACTTTTTAATCGTTATAAAAAAGGGTTGTTTTTAGCTGCGATTATAGCAAGTTATATGGCCCAGTTGGGATGGGTTCCTGGTTGGGGTCCTACCGGCGTAGTCCAAAATTTTATCTATTTCCTTTTGGGCGCATTTTTTAGTACTTATCTGGTTGAGCTAAGTCGCATGACGCGTAGAAATTTGCTGTTGCTTGCCGGGATTGCCTTATTAGGGGTAGCCCATCATGCTATCGGGCTCTACAAAAATATCTTTTACTGTATGCTGGCCATCGTTTTAGGTATTGTTGTTTGCCGTGAGCTCAACCGGCGATTCAATATGGGCTGGCTCAATTGGATTGGTCGTAATACGCTGCAAATTTATGTCCTGCATCGTATTTTTATTGAGGCTCTTGGCCTTGGCATGTTATCGCTGGCTGCCAGTTATAGCTTGTTTACTAACGCGACATTTTCACTTTCATGGGCGATAACGCTTCCTGTTGTCGCGGTTGCGGCCTGTACTATTTTGCCTTTGCTCGTCTGGTCGGTGCTTAATCGTGGCCCCGGACGTCTGCTTTTCCTCTACCCACGGTTGATGCGCAAGACGCGAGCTTTACCTGAAGCAAGTTAA
- a CDS encoding acyltransferase family protein: MNHQPREEIHWINTLKGACILLVVLYHVVLPGYADTLQYLNAGLFPAHLWVQFNYVLSPLRMPAFFFVSGLLAANAIANKPWKNVFTGRVTNLFYLYILWGVIQWLSIYGISTEITGQRISSNINSSYAQSPQEFISLMLLAMSSSWYLYALGLFFLFAKLFRQQRLPLMLVAILLNYAALTKFIPGWGPESLSQYFIFFLLGAFYSASLIRLSEWQRGNILPCLVLIALSVLHIWVGLGRSLFLCTLAILFCIAVTRKLNHYFDMKALNWMGKNTLQIYVLHRIFIEFFGMTAILFSLNHQLFNYPLFSLIWAIGYPVAMVVLCSSCSMVVWTLLNRGIGKSLFIYPKLLRIKTDA, from the coding sequence ATGAACCATCAACCGCGCGAAGAGATCCACTGGATCAATACGCTAAAAGGCGCCTGTATTTTATTGGTTGTTCTCTATCATGTCGTATTACCTGGGTATGCAGATACGCTACAATATCTAAACGCAGGATTGTTTCCGGCCCATCTTTGGGTGCAGTTTAATTACGTGTTATCTCCTCTGCGCATGCCAGCATTTTTCTTTGTTTCTGGCTTGCTCGCGGCCAATGCCATCGCCAATAAACCGTGGAAGAATGTCTTTACCGGCAGGGTGACGAATCTGTTTTATCTCTACATCTTGTGGGGAGTGATTCAGTGGTTATCCATTTATGGCATCTCGACCGAAATTACCGGACAGCGAATTTCATCTAATATTAACTCGTCGTATGCTCAATCCCCGCAAGAGTTTATTTCGTTGATGTTGCTGGCAATGAGTAGCTCCTGGTACCTCTATGCCCTGGGGTTATTCTTTTTGTTTGCCAAGCTATTTCGCCAGCAGCGGTTGCCATTGATGCTGGTGGCGATACTGCTTAATTATGCCGCGCTGACTAAATTTATACCCGGCTGGGGGCCTGAAAGTCTGTCGCAGTATTTTATTTTCTTCCTGCTCGGCGCATTTTACAGTGCATCGCTGATTCGTCTAAGTGAATGGCAGCGTGGCAATATCCTTCCTTGTCTGGTGCTGATTGCGCTATCTGTATTGCATATTTGGGTTGGATTGGGAAGAAGCCTTTTTCTTTGCACATTAGCGATCCTGTTCTGCATCGCGGTCACGCGCAAATTAAATCACTATTTCGATATGAAGGCGCTGAACTGGATGGGGAAAAACACGCTGCAAATTTATGTGCTACACCGCATTTTTATTGAGTTTTTTGGTATGACAGCCATTCTTTTTTCACTGAATCACCAGCTGTTTAACTACCCGCTGTTTTCTCTGATATGGGCGATTGGCTATCCTGTTGCAATGGTGGTTCTTTGCTCCTCCTGTTCCATGGTTGTCTGGACATTACTTAATCGCGGCATCGGGAAATCGCTGTTTATTTATCCTAAGTTATTACGCATCAAAACTGATGCGTAG
- the putA gene encoding trifunctional transcriptional regulator/proline dehydrogenase/L-glutamate gamma-semialdehyde dehydrogenase encodes MATTTMGVKLDEATRDRIKLAAQKIDRTSHWLIKQAIFNYLEQLEAGDALPEGAIQTVNDVDETLPEDPHQPFLDFAEQILPQSVTRAAITSAWRRPEPEAVPMLLEQARLPGAMAVKTQQLAYTLAEKLRNQKSAGGRAGMVQSLLQEFSLSSQEGIALMCLAEALLRIPDKPTRDALIRDKISTGNWQSHLGRSPSMFVNAATWGLLFTGRLVATHNEASLSHSLNRIIGKSGEPLIRKGVDMAMRLMGEQFVTGETIAEALANARKLEEKGFSYSYDMLGEAALTAADAKAYLISYQQAIHAIGKASNGRGIYEGPGISIKLSALHPRYSRAQYDRVMDELYPILKSLTMQARAYDIGINIDAEEADRLELSLDLLEKLCFEPALEGWNGIGFVIQAYQKRCPFVIDSLIDLAQRSRRRLMIRLVKGAYWDSEIKRAQIEGLEGYPVYTRKVYTDISYLACARKLLSVPNLIYPQFATHNAHTLAAIYQLAGNNYYPGQYEFQCLHGMGEPLYEQVVGKVADGKLNRPCRIYAPVGTHETLLAYLVRRLLENGANTSFVNRIADTAVPIDELITDPVSTVESLAASEGSVGLPHPRIPLPRDLYGSKRQNSTGLDLANEHRLASLSSALLNSAAQPWLTQPIIDGALAPGETKPVLNPSDPTDTVGQVREASEQEVSLALDAAVNAGSIWFATPPQERAAILERAAMLMDSQMQHLIGILVREAGKTFSNAISEVREAVDFLHYYAGQVRDDFDNETHRPLGPVVCISPWNFPLAIFTGQIAAALAAGNSVLAKPAEQTPLIAAQAIHILLDAGVPVGVIQLLPGRGETVGAQLTQDPRVRGVMFTGSTAVATQLQRQLAGRLDQNGRPTPLIAETGGMNAMIVDSSALTEQVVMDIVASAFDSAGQRCSALRLLCIQEDVADHTLQMLRGAMAECRMGNPERLSTDIGPVIDTEAKDKINSHIQAMQTKGLTVYQAAQDNRQDSREWSHGTFVMPTLIELNAIGDLDKEVFGPVLHVVRFTRNTLPALVEQINASGYGLTMGVHTRIDETITQVVNSAKVGNLYVNRNIVGAVVGVQPFGGEGLSGTGPKAGGPLYLYRLLSHRPADALSVTLNRQDGPVDAGMRPALLDAHKALSEWAKENHKLAEICHRYGELAQTGTLRLLPGPTGERNTFALLPRERVLCLADNETDILIQLAAVTSAGSRALWQDDELHRSLFSALPGAVQGRIDFSREVLARHEMFDAVIYHGDADQLREVCVNVAERDGPIVSVQGFARGETNLLLERLLLERSLSVNTAAAGGNASLMTIG; translated from the coding sequence ATGGCAACAACCACAATGGGCGTCAAGCTGGATGAGGCGACACGTGACCGAATTAAGCTGGCAGCGCAAAAAATTGATCGTACCTCTCACTGGTTGATTAAACAGGCGATATTTAATTACTTAGAGCAGTTGGAAGCCGGTGATGCGCTGCCGGAGGGGGCTATTCAGACCGTTAACGATGTCGATGAAACGCTCCCGGAAGACCCCCACCAACCTTTTCTCGATTTTGCTGAACAAATACTACCGCAGTCTGTTACGCGTGCAGCTATTACCTCCGCATGGCGGCGACCGGAGCCCGAAGCCGTACCGATGCTGCTGGAGCAGGCTCGTCTGCCCGGGGCCATGGCGGTGAAAACGCAACAGTTGGCCTACACCCTGGCAGAAAAACTACGCAACCAGAAAAGCGCAGGGGGGCGAGCCGGTATGGTGCAAAGTCTGCTACAGGAGTTTTCACTCTCATCGCAGGAAGGCATTGCGCTGATGTGCCTGGCTGAAGCGCTGTTACGCATTCCGGATAAACCGACGCGTGATGCGTTGATCCGCGACAAAATCAGTACGGGGAACTGGCAATCGCATCTGGGCCGCAGCCCATCAATGTTTGTCAATGCGGCCACCTGGGGCCTGCTGTTTACTGGGCGCCTGGTCGCTACCCACAATGAAGCCAGCCTGTCACACTCGCTAAACCGCATTATTGGTAAAAGTGGCGAACCGCTTATTCGAAAAGGTGTGGATATGGCGATGCGACTGATGGGTGAGCAGTTTGTAACCGGTGAAACAATAGCGGAAGCACTTGCCAACGCGCGGAAACTGGAAGAGAAAGGCTTCAGTTACTCCTACGATATGCTTGGCGAAGCCGCTCTGACGGCCGCTGATGCCAAAGCCTATTTGATCTCCTACCAGCAGGCCATTCATGCGATCGGCAAAGCCTCCAATGGCCGCGGTATTTACGAAGGTCCCGGTATTTCCATCAAATTATCAGCATTACACCCGCGTTACAGTCGAGCACAATACGATCGCGTGATGGACGAGCTCTACCCTATTCTTAAATCCCTGACGATGCAGGCACGCGCCTACGATATTGGAATTAATATCGATGCTGAAGAGGCCGACAGGCTGGAACTCTCTCTCGATTTACTGGAAAAACTGTGCTTTGAACCCGCACTGGAAGGCTGGAACGGGATCGGCTTCGTTATCCAGGCATACCAGAAGCGCTGTCCTTTCGTTATCGATTCTCTAATCGACCTGGCGCAGCGCAGTCGCCGTCGTCTGATGATCCGTCTGGTAAAAGGCGCCTACTGGGATAGTGAAATCAAGCGTGCCCAGATAGAAGGACTTGAAGGGTATCCGGTCTATACCCGAAAGGTCTATACCGATATCTCCTATCTGGCCTGCGCCCGTAAGCTCCTGTCGGTTCCTAATTTGATTTATCCACAATTTGCGACCCACAACGCGCATACGCTTGCGGCCATCTACCAGTTGGCAGGTAATAATTATTATCCAGGGCAGTACGAATTCCAGTGCCTGCACGGAATGGGGGAACCGCTTTACGAGCAGGTTGTAGGCAAAGTCGCTGACGGCAAACTGAATCGTCCGTGCCGCATCTATGCCCCCGTAGGCACTCATGAAACCCTGCTGGCCTATCTGGTACGCCGCCTGCTGGAAAACGGTGCTAATACCTCTTTTGTGAATCGTATTGCCGATACTGCCGTGCCCATTGATGAACTCATCACCGATCCAGTCAGCACGGTAGAAAGTCTCGCCGCCAGCGAAGGTTCCGTCGGCCTACCCCATCCCAGGATCCCACTACCACGCGATCTCTATGGCAGTAAACGCCAGAACTCTACCGGGCTGGACCTGGCAAATGAACACCGTTTGGCATCGCTTTCCAGCGCATTACTGAACAGTGCAGCTCAGCCCTGGCTGACACAACCGATTATTGATGGCGCACTGGCTCCCGGAGAAACGAAACCGGTCCTCAATCCTTCCGACCCTACCGACACCGTCGGTCAGGTGCGTGAGGCCTCCGAACAAGAAGTTTCTCTGGCGCTTGATGCCGCAGTCAACGCAGGCTCTATCTGGTTTGCTACCCCTCCACAGGAACGCGCCGCAATTCTCGAACGCGCCGCGATGCTGATGGACAGCCAAATGCAACATCTGATTGGTATTCTGGTACGTGAAGCGGGGAAAACGTTTAGCAACGCTATTTCTGAAGTACGTGAGGCGGTAGATTTTCTGCACTATTACGCTGGTCAGGTACGTGATGATTTTGATAATGAAACTCACCGCCCACTTGGCCCAGTGGTTTGCATCAGTCCATGGAACTTCCCGCTGGCTATTTTTACCGGACAAATAGCCGCGGCGCTGGCTGCCGGCAATAGTGTACTGGCGAAACCTGCCGAACAAACACCGTTAATCGCCGCTCAAGCCATTCATATTTTACTGGATGCCGGCGTACCGGTTGGTGTGATCCAGCTCCTTCCCGGACGCGGCGAAACCGTTGGCGCACAGCTCACACAGGACCCGCGAGTCCGTGGCGTCATGTTTACTGGTTCAACGGCCGTCGCCACACAGTTACAGCGTCAACTAGCCGGACGACTCGATCAAAACGGCCGCCCTACTCCGCTGATTGCTGAAACCGGCGGCATGAATGCCATGATTGTCGACTCGTCTGCACTCACTGAACAAGTCGTGATGGATATCGTTGCGTCTGCGTTTGACAGCGCAGGTCAGCGCTGCTCAGCGCTGCGTCTGTTGTGCATTCAGGAAGATGTTGCCGATCATACGCTACAGATGCTGCGCGGTGCGATGGCTGAGTGCAGGATGGGGAACCCCGAGCGGCTTTCAACCGACATTGGTCCGGTCATTGATACCGAAGCGAAGGATAAGATAAATAGCCATATCCAGGCAATGCAGACAAAAGGTCTGACGGTCTACCAGGCTGCGCAGGATAATCGTCAGGACAGTAGAGAGTGGAGCCACGGCACCTTTGTCATGCCAACACTGATTGAGCTTAATGCCATAGGCGATTTGGACAAAGAAGTCTTCGGCCCGGTTTTGCACGTAGTTCGTTTTACACGTAATACTTTGCCTGCACTGGTTGAGCAGATTAATGCATCCGGATATGGCCTCACGATGGGCGTACATACCCGTATTGATGAAACCATTACCCAAGTCGTGAATAGCGCAAAAGTCGGTAACCTCTACGTCAACCGTAATATTGTTGGCGCGGTGGTTGGCGTACAACCTTTTGGCGGTGAAGGCTTATCTGGCACCGGGCCGAAGGCTGGTGGTCCACTTTATCTTTATCGACTGCTTTCCCATCGTCCTGCAGACGCCTTAAGCGTCACGCTAAACCGCCAGGATGGTCCGGTCGATGCGGGGATGCGCCCGGCGCTGCTGGATGCCCACAAGGCTCTGAGTGAGTGGGCAAAGGAAAACCACAAACTGGCAGAAATCTGCCACCGTTACGGCGAGCTGGCACAGACAGGGACCCTTCGCCTACTGCCCGGCCCTACCGGTGAACGCAACACTTTCGCCCTGCTCCCGCGTGAACGCGTGTTGTGCCTGGCAGATAACGAAACCGATATATTGATCCAGTTGGCAGCCGTAACCAGTGCGGGTAGCCGGGCCTTATGGCAAGATGACGAGCTCCACCGTTCATTGTTTAGCGCATTGCCCGGTGCCGTTCAGGGACGTATTGATTTTTCACGAGAGGTGCTGGCTCGCCATGAGATGTTCGATGCTGTGATTTATCATGGTGATGCCGATCAGTTACGCGAAGTCTGCGTCAACGTCGCCGAGCGTGACGGCCCAATCGTCTCGGTCCAGGGCTTCGCCCGTGGTGAAACCAATTTGCTACTCGAACGCCTGTTGCTTGAACGCTCCCTTAGCGTGAATACCGCAGCAGCAGGAGGGAATGCCAGTCTGATGACTATTGGATAA